A stretch of Thermus antranikianii DSM 12462 DNA encodes these proteins:
- a CDS encoding RNB domain-containing ribonuclease has protein sequence MAALVVYKGRPALAVEKGDRLELTLPDGARVRVRPKDVLWLHPGPASLELNPPEGEEEAAWELLQGQVVDLKDLAELVYGVYTPETAYGAYLLAQRGERFLLEGERVRARTREEVEALLEARRKREEQERRFQEGVRRLREGVPAPEDRSLIQEVEAMALGERRESRVLRALGLPETPEAAHGLLLRLGVWQRQNPHPRRLGLILVPPELPLPALPQEERVDLTHLPAYAIDDEESQDPDDAVYAERVPEGFQLWVHVADVAALVEPSSPLDQEAMRRGANLYLPEGTVPMLPQEATWVLGLGLKEVSPALTFRLRVSGEGEILEEEVFPSWVRVRRLSYQEALGVEELAPLRDLALAFRRKRLAQGGLDLRLPEVKVRLEGQEVRIRPLEAYESRIWVQEAMHLAGYAAAHLALREGLPFPFATQEAPARRVEGEGLSAMWEQRKALKRAQLKAVPAPHRGLGLPLYAQVTSPLRRYLDLVAHQQLRAWLKGEKPLSQEELLQRVGAAEAMADLVREAERKSKLHWILVYLMEKGYEGRGILVEKRGGQGVFLLPELGLTAQVALSKPLPLDAEVRLRFLEADLPRLEARFTLL, from the coding sequence GTGGCCGCGTTGGTGGTCTACAAGGGTAGGCCTGCTTTGGCGGTGGAAAAGGGGGACCGTCTGGAGCTCACCCTGCCCGATGGGGCTCGGGTAAGGGTACGTCCCAAGGATGTCCTCTGGCTTCACCCCGGGCCCGCTTCCCTGGAGTTGAACCCGCCCGAGGGCGAGGAGGAGGCTGCTTGGGAGCTTCTTCAGGGCCAGGTGGTGGATCTCAAGGACTTGGCCGAGCTGGTCTACGGGGTGTACACGCCCGAGACCGCTTACGGGGCCTATCTTCTGGCGCAAAGGGGGGAGCGCTTCCTCCTGGAGGGGGAAAGGGTCCGGGCCCGCACCCGGGAGGAAGTGGAGGCCCTCCTCGAGGCCAGAAGAAAGCGGGAGGAACAGGAGCGGCGCTTCCAGGAGGGGGTAAGGCGGCTTAGGGAAGGGGTGCCCGCCCCTGAGGACCGCTCCTTAATCCAGGAGGTGGAGGCCATGGCCCTGGGGGAAAGGAGGGAAAGCCGGGTGCTCAGAGCCCTGGGCCTTCCCGAGACCCCTGAGGCCGCCCACGGCCTTCTCCTGCGCCTCGGGGTGTGGCAGCGGCAAAACCCCCATCCCAGGCGGCTTGGGCTTATCCTCGTTCCTCCTGAGCTTCCCCTACCTGCCCTTCCCCAGGAGGAGCGGGTGGACCTGACCCACCTCCCCGCCTACGCCATCGACGACGAGGAAAGCCAGGACCCGGACGACGCCGTCTATGCCGAGAGGGTACCCGAGGGTTTCCAGCTTTGGGTGCACGTGGCGGATGTGGCGGCCTTGGTGGAGCCTTCTAGCCCCCTAGACCAGGAGGCCATGCGCCGGGGAGCCAACCTGTACCTGCCCGAGGGGACGGTACCCATGCTGCCCCAGGAGGCCACCTGGGTTCTGGGCTTGGGCCTAAAGGAGGTGTCCCCGGCCCTTACCTTCCGCTTGAGGGTTTCTGGGGAGGGGGAGATCCTGGAGGAGGAGGTTTTCCCAAGCTGGGTAAGGGTGAGGAGGCTCAGCTACCAAGAGGCCCTGGGGGTGGAGGAGCTTGCCCCTTTGCGGGACCTGGCCTTGGCCTTCCGGCGGAAGCGCCTGGCCCAAGGGGGGTTGGACCTGCGCCTACCCGAGGTGAAGGTGCGCTTGGAGGGCCAGGAGGTAAGGATCCGTCCCCTCGAGGCCTACGAAAGCCGCATCTGGGTCCAGGAGGCCATGCATCTCGCGGGTTATGCCGCAGCCCACCTGGCCCTCAGGGAGGGACTGCCCTTCCCCTTCGCCACCCAGGAGGCTCCCGCCAGGCGGGTGGAAGGGGAGGGGCTTAGCGCCATGTGGGAGCAACGCAAGGCCCTGAAAAGGGCCCAGCTCAAGGCCGTGCCCGCACCCCACAGGGGCCTGGGCCTTCCCCTCTATGCCCAGGTGACGAGCCCTTTAAGGCGCTACCTGGACCTGGTGGCCCACCAGCAGCTAAGGGCTTGGTTGAAAGGGGAGAAGCCCCTTTCCCAGGAGGAGCTCTTGCAACGGGTGGGGGCGGCGGAGGCCATGGCCGACCTGGTGCGGGAGGCGGAGAGGAAGAGCAAGCTCCACTGGATCCTGGTCTACCTGATGGAGAAGGGGTACGAGGGAAGGGGAATCCTGGTGGAGAAAAGGGGAGGGCAGGGGGTTTTCCTCTTGCCGGAGCTGGGCCTGACTGCCCAGGTGGCCCTCAGCAAGCCCCTGCCCCTGGATGCTGAGGTCCGCCTCCGCTTTCTGGAGGCGGACCTCCCTCGCCTCGAGGCCCGTTTCACCCTCCTCTAG